One window of Acanthochromis polyacanthus isolate Apoly-LR-REF ecotype Palm Island chromosome 19, KAUST_Apoly_ChrSc, whole genome shotgun sequence genomic DNA carries:
- the LOC110963429 gene encoding phytanoyl-CoA hydroxylase-interacting protein-like: MTELRSLQLAEGTESADSGIGDVDDLPLPQQITVSSITCDSFKISWSMDSRGRDRISHYFIDLNKKENVSCNKFKHKDVPTKLVAKAVPLPMTVRGHWFLSPRTEYTVAVQTAAKQPDGEYAVSQWSEIIEFCTADYSSVHLNQLLQKAEAISGRMLPFTVFYRNQQTDYFLPDRDAQCCHLLPTVKDNSGSNGSPISGKLEGIFFSCNTEFNTGKPPQDSPYGPHRFQIQADVLFNHNTNVYFGDFYCMYTSYHYVIVVLAPVGSTGDSFCKGRLPVLDRSNNRFLTRTEEVDGSLSFRHAQDVILEVIYTEPVDLSLGMVARISGHQLMSLSTANAKKDPSCKICNISVGR; this comes from the exons ATGACGGAGCTCCGGAGTCTGCAGCTGGCAGAAG GAACAGAGTCTGCAGACAGCGGCATCGGAGACGTGGACGACCTGCCGCTTCCTCAGCAGATCACCGTCAGCAGCATCACCTGCGACTCCTTCAAGATCAGCTGGTCCATGGACAGCAGAGGGAGGGACCGCATCAGCCACTACTTCATCGACCTGAACAAGAAGGAGAACGTGAGCTGCAACAAGTTCAAACACAAG GACGTTCCCACCAAGCTGGTGGCGAAGGCGGTTCCGCTGCCGATGACGGTCCGAGGTCACTGGTTCCTGAGTCCTCGGACCGAGTACACCGTCGCCGTGCAGACGGCCGCCAAGCAGCCGGACGGAGAATACGCCGTTTCCCAGTGGAGCGAGATCATCGAGTTCTGCACCGCAG attATTCCAGCGTCCACCTgaaccagctgctgcagaaagcCGAGGCCATCAGCGGCAGGATGCTGCCGTTCACTGTCTTCTACAGGAACCAGCAGACCGACTACTTCCTGCCAGACAG AGATGCTCAGTGTTGCCACCTGCTGCCGACGGTGAAGGACAACAGCGGCAGCAACGGTTCGCCCATCAGTGGAAAACTGGAGGGAATCTTCTTCAGCTGCAACACAGAGTTCAACACCGGGAAACCCCCACAGGACTCCCCGTATGGACCCCACCGCTTCCAg ATCCAGGCCGACGTCCTCTTCAACCACAACACCAACGTGTACTTCGGGGATTTCTACTGCATGTACACGTCGTACCACTACGTCATCGTGGTTTTGGCTCCCGTCGGCTCCACAGGAGACTCCTTCTGTAAGGGGAGGCTGCCAGTACTGGACCGGTCCAACAACCGCTTCCTGACCCGCACCGAGGAGGTCGACGGCTCGCTGTCCTTCCGCCACGCTCAGGACGTCATCCTGGAGGTGATCTACACCGAGCCGGTGGACCTGTCGCTGGGGATGGTGGCCCGGATCAGCGGCCACCAGCTCATGAGCCTGTCCACCGCCAACGCCAAGAAGGACCCCAGCTGTAAGATCTGCAACATCAGCGTCGGACGTTAG